One segment of Trichlorobacter ammonificans DNA contains the following:
- a CDS encoding tetratricopeptide repeat protein → MTTPDGSLHELDRTLREGVALHDAGRFEGALALYDTALIRWPEAPLLWNNRATTLLETARFEEAAASYRMALQLVPKLHDARVALATCLQALGRVEEALAETETVLAQAPDHAEAHWNRALVLLLTGRYAEGWREYEWRWRKRRFTSPPRRFVQPVWQGEDPAGRTILIHAEQGFGDTLQFCRYLPLLCERGATVLFECHPPLAPLMATLDPRIQVYPMGSPLPAFDCHLPLLSLPLWFNTTATTIPAAIPYLTPPADRLPFWRSLLPQDGSLRVGLCWAGKPYPDPGRSIPADLLAPLAALPGITFVSLLIGEGQTAPPLPLTDLTVLIRDFADTAALIAQLDLVVTIDTAVAHLAGALGKPVLVLLPCAPDWRWGLAGEQCPWYPTARLYRQERRGAWSDVLEQLVRDLRLLRQTRQGC, encoded by the coding sequence ATGACCACTCCAGACGGTTCCCTGCATGAACTTGACCGGACGCTGCGGGAAGGGGTGGCGCTGCACGATGCCGGTCGTTTCGAGGGGGCGCTGGCGCTGTACGACACTGCCCTGATCCGCTGGCCGGAAGCACCGCTGCTCTGGAACAACCGGGCCACCACCTTGCTGGAAACGGCACGGTTCGAGGAGGCTGCCGCCAGCTACCGCATGGCGTTGCAGCTGGTCCCGAAGTTGCACGACGCCCGGGTGGCGCTGGCCACCTGTCTGCAGGCCCTGGGCCGGGTGGAGGAGGCGCTGGCGGAAACGGAGACGGTACTGGCCCAGGCGCCGGACCATGCCGAAGCCCACTGGAACCGGGCACTTGTGCTGCTGCTCACCGGCCGGTATGCCGAGGGGTGGCGGGAGTACGAGTGGCGCTGGCGAAAGCGGCGCTTCACCTCGCCTCCGCGCCGTTTCGTACAGCCCGTCTGGCAGGGGGAAGATCCGGCGGGCAGGACCATCCTGATTCATGCCGAACAGGGGTTTGGCGACACGCTGCAGTTCTGCCGCTACCTGCCGCTGCTCTGCGAGCGGGGCGCCACGGTGCTGTTCGAGTGCCACCCGCCGCTGGCCCCCCTGATGGCCACCCTGGACCCGCGGATTCAGGTCTACCCCATGGGGAGCCCGCTCCCTGCCTTTGACTGTCACCTGCCGCTTTTGTCCCTGCCGCTGTGGTTCAATACCACCGCCACCACCATTCCGGCCGCCATCCCCTACCTGACGCCGCCGGCCGACCGCCTCCCCTTCTGGCGCAGCCTGCTGCCGCAGGATGGTTCACTGCGGGTCGGCCTCTGCTGGGCCGGCAAACCCTACCCCGATCCGGGGCGCAGCATTCCGGCGGATTTGCTGGCTCCCCTGGCCGCTCTCCCCGGCATCACCTTCGTTTCACTGCTGATCGGCGAGGGGCAGACCGCGCCCCCCCTTCCCCTGACCGACCTGACTGTGCTGATCCGGGACTTTGCCGACACGGCGGCGCTGATCGCCCAGCTTGATCTGGTGGTCACCATCGACACGGCGGTGGCGCACCTGGCCGGTGCCCTGGGCAAGCCGGTTCTGGTGCTGCTTCCCTGTGCGCCGGACTGGCGCTGGGGGCTGGCCGGAGAACAGTGCCCCTGGTACCCCACGGCGCGGCTGTACCGGCAGGAACGGCGCGGAGCGTGGAGCGACGTTCTGGAACAGCTGGTCAGGGATCTGCGACTGCTGCGGCAAACTCGGCAGGGGTGTTGA
- the mobA gene encoding molybdenum cofactor guanylyltransferase has translation MPLAAHINGDAGQSGIPVSSLPGITGAILAGGASSRMGTDKALLELAGERLLARVYQPMASLFASTLLVTNNPERYSFLPCPAVPDLYPGEGSLAGIHAALHHAPTDLVFVVACDMPFVSPELVRHICGLAPGYDAVVPLSPDGIEPLHALYRTSCLPVMERMLENGEKRIRDLLNRVQSRMLPWEELVSLPGARRSFLNLNTPAEFAAAVADP, from the coding sequence ACGGGGATGCCGGACAATCCGGCATCCCCGTTTCGTCTCTTCCCGGCATCACCGGCGCCATCCTGGCCGGTGGCGCCTCAAGCCGCATGGGTACCGACAAGGCCCTGCTTGAGCTGGCGGGGGAACGGCTTCTGGCGCGGGTGTACCAGCCCATGGCCTCCCTGTTCGCCAGCACCCTGCTGGTGACCAACAACCCCGAACGGTACTCCTTCCTTCCCTGTCCCGCCGTGCCGGATCTCTATCCCGGAGAAGGCTCCCTGGCCGGCATCCACGCCGCCCTCCATCACGCCCCCACCGACCTGGTCTTCGTGGTTGCCTGCGACATGCCCTTTGTGAGTCCCGAACTGGTACGGCATATCTGCGGCCTGGCCCCGGGATACGATGCCGTGGTGCCGCTCAGTCCGGACGGCATCGAGCCGCTGCACGCCCTCTACCGTACCAGCTGCCTGCCGGTGATGGAGCGGATGCTGGAGAACGGCGAAAAACGGATACGGGACCTGCTCAACCGGGTGCAGAGCCGCATGCTGCCCTGGGAGGAACTGGTTTCCCTTCCCGGTGCCCGGCGCAGCTTCCTGAACCTCAACACCCCTGCCGAGTTTGCCGCAGCAGTCGCAGATCCCTGA